From a region of the Neobacillus niacini genome:
- a CDS encoding efflux RND transporter permease subunit, translating to MKGLVNFVLGNKLAVWLLTIIITVSGIYSGTRMNMETIPDISIPYLMVMDVYPGATPEQVMEDVSKPLEKAIENLKGVKSVYSNSNANMASLQVEYEYGEDMDEANRALKSALEAVKLPENAQEPIITAISMNMMPVMSLSVSSTTEDIVELTSTVEDIILPKIEKIDGVASATITGQHIEEVQLTYNDAKMAEYGLKEDTVKQMIQASDLAVSLGLYEFEEGEQAVAIDGKFMTADELKEMLIPVTPSANQPLPFVKLSDIADIEVVGKVQSISRTNGENAIAIQIVKGQEANTVDVVNSVKDLVKEQKEKIEGLVIDVSLDQGAPIEKSVSTMVEKALFGGLIAVLIILLFLRDFKSTIISIVSIPVSIFMAFLLLNWMEITLNIMTLGAVTVAIGRVIDDSIVVVENIYRRLHLKEEKLSGRALVREATIEMFKPILSSTLVTVAVFAPLIFVGGMVGELFTPFALTMTFALGASLVVAITIVPALSHFLFKKKLYGEKTGSSHKEVGKLANWYKGILGWTLNHKVITSVIAVVLLAGSLALTPLIGFSFMGSEEEKVMYLTYTPKAGELKDETLANVEAVEEEMLKRDDIDIVQISVTETGDPMAAMMGGGGDGALMYLIFDPDMENFPEVREEIEDYVFNIGQSGEWKSQNFAPTSMASNEVSYTFYSEDLDKLNEAVKMVEDVMSKNDRLEDVSSSAEEAYVEYTFNVEQDELLQYGLTTGQIVMMLNPTKTQDVLTTVEKDGNELEVIVQQEQAAQPKSIDDILATPVPTALGTTMPLSELVTVEKGTTLNTLARSKGEYYATVSGTILDKDISKATAAVDKEIDKLDLPKGVTIGVAGVQADMTETFTQLGLAMLAAIAIVYFILVVTFREGVAPFAILFSLPFAVIGSFVGLLIAGETISVSVMMGLLMLIGIVVTNAIVLVDRIIHMERDGMTMREAVLEAGATRLRPILMTAIATIGALIPLAIGQGGGGLISKGLGITVIGGLTSSTLLTLIVVPIVYEVLSKMFKKNRKDMIED from the coding sequence GTGAAAGGTTTAGTCAACTTTGTTCTAGGCAATAAACTAGCAGTATGGTTACTTACAATTATTATAACAGTCTCTGGTATATATTCAGGTACAAGAATGAATATGGAAACAATTCCGGATATATCAATTCCTTACTTAATGGTAATGGATGTATATCCTGGGGCAACTCCAGAGCAAGTGATGGAAGACGTATCCAAACCATTAGAAAAAGCGATAGAAAACCTCAAGGGTGTAAAATCCGTTTATTCCAATTCAAATGCTAATATGGCAAGTCTTCAAGTGGAATATGAATACGGTGAAGATATGGACGAGGCAAATCGTGCCTTAAAATCGGCGTTAGAGGCAGTGAAGCTGCCAGAAAATGCACAAGAGCCTATTATTACAGCAATTAGTATGAACATGATGCCTGTTATGTCACTTAGTGTAAGTAGTACAACAGAGGATATCGTTGAATTAACGTCAACCGTTGAGGATATTATCCTTCCAAAAATTGAGAAAATCGATGGTGTTGCTTCTGCCACCATTACAGGTCAACATATAGAAGAAGTTCAGCTTACGTATAATGATGCAAAAATGGCTGAATATGGTTTAAAAGAAGATACTGTTAAACAAATGATACAAGCAAGTGACCTAGCGGTTTCATTAGGCCTTTACGAATTTGAAGAAGGCGAACAAGCTGTAGCAATCGATGGGAAGTTTATGACAGCGGATGAATTAAAGGAAATGCTTATACCTGTAACACCATCTGCAAACCAACCTTTACCATTTGTGAAACTTAGTGATATCGCTGATATTGAAGTAGTCGGTAAAGTTCAATCGATTTCACGTACAAATGGTGAAAATGCCATTGCCATTCAAATTGTTAAAGGCCAAGAAGCAAACACTGTAGATGTAGTAAACAGTGTGAAGGATTTAGTCAAGGAACAAAAGGAAAAAATTGAGGGCCTAGTCATTGATGTATCACTTGACCAAGGTGCACCAATTGAAAAGTCGGTTTCAACGATGGTTGAAAAGGCATTATTCGGTGGTTTAATCGCCGTATTAATTATCCTTTTATTCCTACGTGATTTTAAATCAACCATTATTTCGATCGTATCTATTCCAGTTTCTATTTTCATGGCATTCCTGCTGCTCAACTGGATGGAGATTACCCTTAATATTATGACGCTCGGTGCCGTTACGGTCGCCATCGGTCGTGTCATCGATGACTCGATCGTCGTTGTGGAAAATATTTATCGACGCCTTCATTTAAAGGAAGAAAAATTATCAGGTCGTGCGCTTGTCCGCGAAGCGACAATTGAAATGTTCAAACCTATCCTATCATCAACATTAGTAACGGTTGCAGTATTTGCGCCTCTTATCTTTGTTGGCGGTATGGTCGGCGAATTATTCACGCCATTCGCACTTACTATGACATTTGCCCTTGGTGCTTCGTTAGTTGTTGCGATTACCATCGTTCCTGCATTGTCTCACTTCTTATTTAAGAAAAAATTATATGGTGAGAAAACAGGGAGCAGCCATAAAGAAGTTGGTAAATTGGCGAACTGGTACAAAGGAATCCTTGGATGGACACTTAACCATAAAGTGATTACCTCCGTTATCGCTGTTGTGTTATTAGCAGGAAGTTTGGCGTTAACTCCATTAATCGGATTCAGCTTTATGGGCAGTGAAGAAGAAAAGGTTATGTACCTAACATACACTCCAAAAGCGGGCGAGTTAAAGGATGAAACATTAGCAAACGTTGAAGCTGTAGAAGAAGAAATGCTTAAACGTGATGATATTGACATCGTTCAGATATCTGTAACAGAAACTGGAGATCCGATGGCTGCGATGATGGGCGGCGGCGGAGATGGTGCGTTAATGTACCTGATTTTTGACCCAGATATGGAAAACTTCCCAGAAGTCCGTGAAGAAATTGAAGATTATGTGTTTAATATCGGACAGTCAGGCGAATGGAAGTCTCAAAACTTCGCACCTACATCCATGGCTTCAAATGAAGTGAGCTACACCTTCTACAGCGAAGATTTAGATAAACTAAATGAAGCTGTAAAAATGGTAGAGGACGTTATGAGTAAAAATGACCGCTTGGAAGATGTTTCTTCAAGCGCTGAGGAAGCATACGTTGAATATACATTCAACGTAGAACAAGATGAATTGCTGCAATATGGGTTAACCACTGGTCAAATCGTCATGATGTTAAACCCAACAAAAACTCAAGATGTATTAACAACGGTTGAAAAAGACGGTAACGAATTAGAGGTAATCGTTCAGCAGGAACAAGCTGCACAGCCAAAATCCATTGACGATATTTTAGCAACACCAGTACCGACAGCACTTGGTACGACAATGCCTCTGTCTGAACTTGTGACAGTTGAAAAAGGTACAACATTGAATACACTTGCACGTAGCAAAGGTGAATACTATGCAACGGTTTCAGGTACGATCCTTGATAAGGATATTTCAAAAGCAACTGCTGCAGTAGATAAAGAAATTGATAAATTAGATTTACCGAAAGGTGTTACTATCGGTGTTGCCGGTGTTCAGGCAGATATGACTGAGACATTCACACAGCTTGGTTTGGCTATGCTTGCAGCCATTGCGATTGTATACTTTATCCTAGTTGTAACCTTCCGTGAAGGTGTCGCACCGTTTGCCATCCTATTCTCATTACCATTTGCAGTTATTGGTTCATTTGTTGGTTTATTAATCGCAGGCGAAACCATTTCTGTATCTGTTATGATGGGACTATTGATGTTAATTGGTATCGTTGTTACGAATGCAATTGTATTAGTTGACCGGATTATCCATATGGAACGTGATGGTATGACAATGCGTGAAGCAGTACTAGAAGCAGGTGCAACACGTTTACGTCCAATCCTAATGACAGCTATTGCAACGATCGGTGCGTTAATCCCATTAGCAATTGGTCAAGGCGGCGGCGGTTTAATTTCTAAAGGTCTTGGTATTACCGTAATCGGTGGTTTAACAAGTTCAACATTATTAACACTCATTGTTGTTCCAATCGTTTATGAAGTATTATCTAAGATGTTTAAGAAAAATCGTAAAGATATGATTGAAGACTAA
- a CDS encoding nucleoside transporter C-terminal domain-containing protein has protein sequence MYFLINLIGFFVVMGVVFLCSPHKKEVKWKAIVSLVVVELLITWFMLGTDIGSWLINQIAAFFTWLIACASEGIAFVFPSAMANETIDFFFSALLPIIFIVTFFDILSYFGILTWIIDKVGWLISKVSKMPKLESFFSIQMMFLGNTEALAVIRNQLSVLKDYRLLTFGIMSMSSISGSIIGAYLSMVPATYVFSAIPLNCLNALIVVSILNPITVPKEEDIIYEPPKSEKKDFFSTISNSMLVGMNMVIVILAMVIGYVALTAALNGILGVIIDGLTIQKIFSYIFSPFAFLLGLPVKDALYVAQLMGIKLATNEFVAMMDLKNQLDALAPHTVAVATVFLTSFANFSTVGMIYGTFNSVLGEGKSAIIGKNVWKLLISGIAVSLLSAMIVGLFVWN, from the coding sequence ATGTATTTTTTAATTAATCTTATTGGATTTTTTGTTGTGATGGGAGTCGTATTTTTATGTTCTCCACACAAGAAAGAAGTTAAATGGAAAGCGATTGTCTCGCTTGTTGTGGTTGAATTGCTTATAACCTGGTTTATGTTGGGGACAGATATTGGCAGCTGGCTGATTAATCAAATTGCTGCCTTCTTTACTTGGCTAATTGCTTGTGCAAGTGAAGGGATTGCGTTTGTGTTTCCAAGTGCCATGGCAAATGAGACAATAGACTTTTTCTTCAGTGCTCTATTGCCGATTATCTTTATCGTGACGTTTTTTGATATTTTATCTTATTTTGGTATTTTAACTTGGATTATTGATAAAGTGGGTTGGCTTATTTCTAAGGTTTCAAAGATGCCCAAGTTAGAAAGCTTTTTCTCCATTCAAATGATGTTCTTAGGAAACACAGAAGCATTAGCTGTCATTCGTAATCAACTGTCGGTTTTAAAGGATTATCGGTTACTTACCTTTGGAATTATGAGTATGAGCAGTATCAGTGGCTCGATTATCGGTGCGTATTTATCAATGGTTCCAGCTACATACGTTTTTAGTGCCATTCCATTGAACTGTTTAAATGCTCTCATCGTTGTCAGTATTTTAAATCCGATCACCGTGCCGAAAGAGGAAGATATCATTTATGAACCGCCAAAATCAGAGAAAAAGGACTTTTTCTCTACGATTTCAAACAGTATGTTAGTCGGTATGAATATGGTAATCGTGATTTTAGCTATGGTTATTGGATACGTAGCGTTAACAGCTGCACTTAATGGAATATTAGGTGTTATAATCGATGGACTAACGATCCAGAAGATCTTCTCGTATATCTTTAGTCCATTTGCTTTTTTACTTGGATTGCCAGTAAAGGATGCCCTTTATGTAGCTCAGTTAATGGGAATAAAATTAGCAACGAATGAATTTGTTGCCATGATGGACCTTAAAAATCAGTTGGATGCACTGGCGCCGCATACAGTAGCGGTTGCAACGGTATTTTTAACATCATTTGCGAATTTTAGTACGGTGGGAATGATTTATGGTACGTTTAATTCAGTTCTAGGAGAGGGGAAATCTGCAATTATTGGTAAGAACGTATGGAAGCTTCTTATCAGCGGGATTGCTGTTTCATTGTTAAGTGCGATGATTGTTGGATTGTTTGTCTGGAATTAA